A stretch of the Balneolales bacterium ANBcel1 genome encodes the following:
- a CDS encoding Dabb family protein, translating into MILHSVFFYLKDSCPAETASNMKADIETRLTNIEQVNDIWAGAPEGVDRDVVDNEYHMSLHVFFEDIKALQAYQVDPGHVEFVETYKPYFERIKVFDTRVG; encoded by the coding sequence ATGATATTACATTCGGTCTTTTTTTACCTCAAGGACAGTTGCCCGGCAGAGACGGCGAGCAACATGAAGGCAGATATTGAAACCCGGCTTACAAACATTGAGCAGGTCAACGACATATGGGCCGGAGCTCCGGAAGGGGTAGACCGTGACGTGGTTGATAACGAGTATCACATGAGTCTGCACGTGTTTTTTGAGGATATAAAGGCGTTGCAGGCATACCAGGTGGATCCGGGACATGTAGAGTTTGTTGAAACCTACAAGCCCTATTTTGAGCGCATTAAAGTTTTTGACACACGGGTAGGTTGA